GAAAGCAGAATGGGAGGAGGATGGTGATGAATAACTACTTATAATGTCCAAAATCTGATTTTGGTCAAGCAGTAATCAACACGGACTGACGATCCCAAGTACATTCCAAACCCACAATTCTGCCATTACAAAGCATCCCACAGAGATAATGGTAGCTCTACTGAGGGAACATTAGATGGGATTCTGTCTTAGGCTTcctgtcatttttatttcttaagtttcttcAGCATTCTGCAATACAGACGGTATTATCCTTGTGTTACAGATGAAGACGCTGTGGCTCAGATAGCATTCAAACTTGGAAGTCATTCGTTTTCCTGGTTCTGAAGCCTTTATGGTGCCATGTACTATAAAGATTCCGCAAGACACCACGCATGAAAGCAGAATGTCTGGCAGATAGTATAGCTTTCTCTCCCCTCCTGGACTCTTGATGGAGACTCCCTAAGTTTCCCATACACCACATACACTGTGCACATAAGAAGAAAACTACACTTTCTTTCAAGATCCAAGATGGATCCAAGATCTATCAGTATAGGCTTACCTCAGTAGTGGCAGAAAATGAGATGGCTGGaaggttttatattttgaatttgttttcatattttgagaaaacaccatactatctaaaattaaaattcagtATGATTACAGAAAGGTTTTATTTCTCAAATCACATGACTGTTatctaattttgtaaaacaaatacaaaataaaatagccAATATAAATTAATCTTCATAAAAAAGATAATACTCCCTCTAATTTTGAATAAATgtgggttttcaataagagagtcctAGGCTTTCTTTATCCACTGCTTTAGTTATATACCTTTGGGCAGTCATGTAATATTTGTCAGCTTCAAACTTTTACTGTTAGCATGCAGATTATACACTTGCTTTTCATGAATGTGTTGAGAATTAAATGAGGCAaggtataaatggaaaaatacatattaaggactaaaaaaaaaaaaaaaataagtacttCCTCTTGTCCCTGAGCTAAAAGCATAGGTGTTAGCTCAATCTCCTATTTTTTTTGTGATTAAAACTATATAATAAAATCATATAGGTAATCTTAAGGTGAGTTGTGATAATTTCTCTATTTTAAATGAAGAACTAGGAAATTATGCCTTTCTTGTAAAAATGGTTAGAATTGTTTTGTCCCCAGTATAAAATTATTACATTGATCAAGTGCTTATTATAGAACATAAGGATAAGATGCTTGAACAAAACAAAGACCTTAGAAATTATGGTAGTCATTAAGTGTCATCTGGCAAACAGTTCCAACTTCCGATTTCACGACACATGTCTTGCATGGGGCTAATTTGTCTTGGCTACTTAATTTTGAGTCAGTGCAGTGCCTGTTTGAGACCTTTCAGATTCTCTTCTCCCTGTAGCTTAGCAACCAGCAACAATTTTAAAAGGTACTTGGTCCTGAAAGCATTCTTGTTGACCTACAAGAGTCATATAGGGACAGCatggaattattattatttcacttGAATTATCAgagatagttaaaaaaaaaacacaaaggacTTCAAGCCAAAACTATATAAAGACATAACTAGGTTTTCTTCCCTTGTAATATATATGAATCTtgattcaatttttgttttataagGTGGAACAAtatatgaagtctctcacttccaATTGTCTTTTTACAGAATTCTTGACTGAGACAGCACTTACACATAACGATGAAATTCCACATAATAATATAAATTGTGTGCATTCCTCAAATAAAAATGGAGATCAAAATTGGATTAAGAGAAGACTAAGAGCATGGGCATACACTCATTCAATATTTGGTTCTCACCTAAAGGCATTCTAGATTTTTAGACAAGTGATTTCTTAAAAAGTACCtattcacatatttttatccATATCTTGGAATTCACACTCTATGTTCAGTACTGAATAATTTAGAGAAATCCAAACAGCTTTGACTGTATCATACATAAAagcaataaatacataaataaggcATAGTTTACACTGTTTCATAATATGATAGCAAAAAGAATGATATGGTAGAATTGAGGGTGTTAGTTTAAATGCTTTTCACACAGATAATTTCATacctaattttaaaaagagcaaatTTGCATCAGATTCAGATTTTAATAAAGGATAACAAACACAATAAAAACATCTTaataaatagttttatttttaaatgacatgATGCACTTGCTATTAATATACAAAGCATCAGATGCCATAAGAAAAAGCTTAAAAGCTTGATAATCGCTGCTTATAATATCAAAAAGCAAACAAGCAACACCAAATTATTTTTGTTTGGCAAGAAAAGGAGAATTAAAAACACAACAAGAACCACAGAGTAAAACCTCTAAATACAACCTAAAGGAATTACCCATCTTTGCCTTCTTACATGACATTTGTTTGAAGCCTGGGTAGAAACCATAAAGGTGGCAGTGGGGACACAAGGCTGGCTGTTCCTGAAACAGGAGAGTTAGTAAAACTTGGAGCAAGGGAATATGCTGCCCATATTTCCCTATAATAAAATCATAATTCatgttaaaataattttgaatatgcCACAGTTACATgactttgaaattaaaaaaaaacccaaaacctcAGTAAACATTTCTGGGATGCTGTACAACCAAAATAGACTTATATAATTATGACATCTCATTCCGAGGTTGACTCCAAATTCTTCATTCATGACCTGTGAAAGGACTCTTGTTCTTATAGTCAACATTAAGGCATACCCAATTCCTATAAGAAAATTATTCTAACAATTGCTTTGGGATATTAAAGTTCCATGACTATGAAATATATCCTACATACATGGACATGTGCACACAAACTtgcacactagcaaacataaaccactagcaaacataaaccACAAGTATACTCTTACGTGTAAGCCACAGATTTTTTGAAATCAGTTTTACATGTTTCAAACAACATCTTTTTACTGTGTCGATGCCATAGTCAGACAATTGACTTCCCAAGAAATATGTTCATTTTCATGCGTTAGAAGAGAACATTATAGAATACTATGTAGACCATAAAATGATACAGCTAAAACTCAGTTGAATGACGATGTGTTAATTCTCTGTCTTATGAACCTTTATACACTGGGAAAAGCCAGTGAGATTTCATTTAATTCTTCTCATCATAGTCATTCTTTATGTCCAATTCCAGGAAAGGTTAAACCTATTACAGAGAACTATAAGAATCTGTCTTATCCCTTTGCTGCTGTGGAATCTAGTTGATGTATTAAATCTTGCTGTAGCAGGTGAACCATTGGCTAAGATTGTTAATCTCTTGTCAGACCATATTTTCTGGTGGCAGCATTAATTACTACAATAGAATCTGACCTTCAGGCTGAGAAATCTTCTCCTAACAGATAAAtagaatgctttttaaaaaaatgttagatGATGAATCCAGGTTTTTGTATTACTTACCATTGATCATGTGAAAGATGAAGCCCAAAATGTTCAAATGTAACTGTTTAGAATTTCTGCCTGtaacaaagtaaaacaaaacaaacaaacaaaaaaatagagccACTTGGGCTTTTCTTCTATAGACcttgattctttttattttttgtaccagaggaacccaggagtgcttaaccactaaaccacatccccagccttattttttttaatgttttaaattttgagaaagggtttcactaaattgcttagggccttgctaagttgctcagactggcTTCAAATTttcgatcctcctccctcagccttccacatcattgggattacaggcatgcaccaccaagcccaactagactcttattttcgattttcaataAGTATAGGGCCCACTCATTTGATATTACCCTATGGTGCAAAGAGAAGGCTCAAATAATCCGGGTGGGAGAGTCTCTCTGTCTATACTTGTGCCTTGAAAGATATGAGTTGAGTTCCAATTGAGTATAAGGAGGGTGGACTCATATTTTAATCTGACAGAAAAGCTTATGATGAAAAGACCAAGTATACCTAAGTAGCATAGAATTAGGGGACACAGCAGACATGTGAGTAAAAGTACCTTTGGCTACCAAAAACTTTATGGTTCACAGCCGTTCTGCAAACCTCTAAACCACAAATCAACTATGCAGTAAGGAACCTGGAAAgaagacattctttttttttttttttcaatattttttagttggtaatggacctttattttatttatttgtatgtggtgctgagaattgaacccagtgcctcacacatgctaggcaaacgcgttaccactgagccacaaccccagtcccgtgGAAAGAAGACATTCTTCATACAGAAGACCAGTATACAGTTTGCTTTAGGAGCTCCCAACGGCTGACTCCCAATTGCAAAGAAAACTCTTTGTAAACTCTACCACAAACAGCTTAAGGTGTCCTATTTTAATGGTTTATTAAAAATATCATGAAGCTTAAACTGTCCATAAGCAGCATACAGATTCCAATAGTAAAGAGAAAGGCAGCTTTCTTTCTGGTCCTCACACTGTTGGAACATACTGCTAAAGGAGAAACTGTCTTATTAAGATAAGGACGATGACTGAGTTAAGACTTCTAAACCCAGGTAAATAAATTCAAGGCCTAGGACCTatgaaagttttgttttttcaggTCTAGCAATAAAAACTTTCATCGATAACAACCAGCACCATGTTGAGGAGATAGATATAAGGTCATAAATCTTCATGAAGAATCTGAGACTAATACTATAACTCTTGTCAGTTCAATGTCTGCAACATTTCTCACCTAGTCTAGCTTAAGTACTTCTAGCACAAAAAACACTCTGTCAGGTTGGAACCAACTGTCTATTTAGTTACGGGCTTTTCTTTGCTTGTGTGACCTTCATTTTAAGTTCAAGTAATCTTTTTCTGGaatgtaggcactgacaggatggAAGAGAGCAACAAAAAGAGAATACCTGGGGAAAGCTGAGGAGGCAATTATCTGAATTATGTCCACACAGTCTAAAGGAGTCATCCAGATGATTTTCTGAATTCGTCCATTTTGATGAAGAAGTCTGCCTTCATAAAAGTAGAATCTTAAAAGTGATGTGTTCTCAATACACGAGCAGATATAAATAATGTTGAAATAAGCATTTACTTACTAATTTCCAATTTTAAGTTTGAAGGAAAATTAAACTTCTCAGAAACAAAGAAATATAACTGGTTAGTCTTTTTACCTCTTCCCCTTGAGTATATTCTTTTCCCaaatagccttttttttttaaaaaaaaaaattgcctttaGACCACATTTATATAATTTAGTAGCATGGCAAGATTCATTAAATAGTTCCAAGTCAGCTTtcactttttttcctttatcaTCGATTTTATAGAATTGAAAAGACTTCTTCACACTTGATTCTCAAACTCATACTCCATCAAAAACTGAAAATTGGGCCACAAATTAATTCAGTTCAATTTACTATTTGTCAAATTAATCCTCTtaccaacaaataaaaacaaaactcagTTGATCTCACTTAGCTTCTTCTATGAATAAACATGGAGATTTTAAAAGGTATTTTAAGTGCTTTCTTAAACACAGCTCAGACCAACTCGCGCCTCCAAGTGGATTATTCCCTTCTTGCCTAAACATCATTGAAAATGGCTCAAGTGGGTTAGAACAGGACAATTTATAAAACTCCAGAATGTAAAATTGATACAGCTGGTAAGGTGACCTCAACACAAACCATGACAGGAAAGCCACAGGAAAACAAAAAATTTTCTCAAAGAGCCCAAAGAACCAATAATTTTCACCAATTCTTTTACCTACCTGTTTTCTCTCATCCTCTTTTTCCCATTTCACCTTAACCCTTTATAATACACAATGTACTTCACTCATCAATCTGACATCAACAAGAGCTCATCCACAGAAACATCCTGACTCTCACACTTTGCCCCTGAAGTTATCCGTGTCTTACAGTCTTCAACAACACAAATTTCAGGTGTTAAAATTAGCTGGACTTCAGAAGCTAACAAGAAATCACTTCCTCATCCTCTCAGTCCTGTATTCTCACACGCATTCCCAGCTCCAGTCCTCTTTAGGATGACTCCAATGATCCTCCTAACACTCAAATAAAAGTTACAACTTCTACAGCAAGAGGTGGGGAACACTCAAGGAACAATCATGCAATGCAAGATATACCTGAGGCTGCACACTCCATCACCTTCCTGAACAACTGCCATACAGAGGCAGAGTGTCAATGTGGAGACTGGGTGTGTGTTTTGCAAAGTTGTGGCCACACTGCCCTTCATGCCTCTCACAGACCAGGTACCTTGCATTTTGAGACCCCCAGCACAATTACTGGGGGCCTCAAATATAAGGTGCTCAGAATGATGGCTAGACCTTTGCTAGGAGACAAATTCTGGTGATGAGAACAGTTTCCACTGAATGGGTGTTTTGTTCTTTCTCTTTCCATTGTGATGTTTTTGGCTGCGGGTTTAATGACTCCTGAGGCGATGATGACTTGTTCTAAGTAATACAGCCTGCCAGGCACAGTACCCAAGGATCCAGCTGGAATTGTACTGGAAGTTTGCTCCAGATAACAATAGTGTATCACCTGGGAGCAAGTCAGATTCAATGGTGACCCAGACCTGTCTAGAAGTTAGGTGTCTGGAGATGCATTTAAAAAGTCTCATGTTCTGCCTCTCTAGTGTGAGAGCAAGCAAAGACTTCAAAAGCACAGGTATTAGGATGATGGCAACactagaaacagaaaataaaatttataataattttatttcaagGAAAATGGCATGTGACACTGGTGAATATCTGGCATTAACACTGTGGGTTAACCTCCCCTTAGTCTTATGATGATTTATATAGTTTTTATTAGAAAGTTTATCCCAATGATGTATGTAGTTGCCATTTCTGAATACaggaataattttaaatttgacatttttatatttcttaaaataaccaACATCCTCAAGCTTCATAATATTCACATCCCCAAATCTGTATTTTTACTGTCTAGACAAATTACAGTAAGAAAACTTCAGCAAGAAAATGAATAAGCACCTTTGAGAATTAAATGTTAGCCTTATTATGTGATTAGTGCTTATTTTTCACAAAATCGGTTGCCAACTGATCCCATGATATGAGGGACCTCCTGGTACCCAAAGAATAATATCCTATATTTGTGTAAAAGAAATCATTTGTATATTGGGTCATTAGAAGCACTTTGCTATAGAAGTAGAAGTTCATAGCCATTAAAGATTAGTTTACAGCTCTCAGAAAGATAGGGATAGCTGGTTGTGATTTCTTAAGCAATTTACATAGTTTTTCTTCTAAATAGAAGCAATGCAAAACACTCACTGACTACTGGTTTAAGAAATAAACTTTTCTGGCTGGGCAAATAAATTGCACTGTTAAttttgaggaggaaaaaaaaccacctttttttcttataaaatgcCAAGGCAATCTCAAGGAATCCATAATCACAATTAACTCTGCACAGTGAGAGCATCTTCTTCTACCAAGGACAGCTCCAGGGTATTTTCATTAGTGCTGGTTTTCATCCTGAAGTTGAAAGAACCATAGAGTTTTGCAGATTCTTTAGAAGATGCAAATCTGTTTCGACGATACAGCTCCCCCTTCCACATAGACATCATTAACAAACAAGACAGAACAACCCCCCCAAGTGTGAGGAGGCAGAGCCCAGCAATCACACAGCGGTCCAGATGAGCCCCCAGCCTTGCACTCTCCTTCTCTAGACGTTCCATCTCCCTGGCTGCCACGCTGTTAGGATCCACTGTCACCTCTCGTGGGACAATGTAAGAAATGATCACCAGCAAAATGCCGGTGACCAAGAACAAGATGGCGCTGATGAAACCATAGTCAATTGATTTCCCTGAAGATGTGACTTCTGAACTGGTGTCATCTTCATCTTCGGAGATCAAGGATATGGCAGCCTCATGAGACCATTCACTTGGATTTCCCCAGCCAAGGTCTTCAGGATGATTACTACCTTTTGCTGAAGGGGACCTCCGGTTCCGCTGCTCCAAGTTGACATTCTCATCCACATAAGTAAAAGATGTTTCTAATTCTTGGCTGCAGCAGTTGCAGACTTTCCGTTCTGTTGTTATTTGGTTGTTCCCTGAGTCAAGGGGTCCTGGTGGGAAGAAGTTTGGCTGAATAACACTGTCTTGCAGACAGGAGGAAGGAGATGCTGGAGAAGGGCTATGTCTAGACCCTTCCATCCCAGATAATCTTGGTGTAGACGTACAGTGTTTTTGACAGCAAAGAGCAGCCCTGATGGCTGCTACATCTACAGGGTCACCAGGAAGCCCTCCTGAACTATGGTCCATGGCATCACACAGGTCTGCCTGGCTGCTCTTCTTAGAAAGGTAATGGAGCTCCATGGGAGCTAGTTAAATATCCCCCAGCAGCTTCTAGAAATTCTGCCAACAGCAACAAATTTAGGTAAGAACCCAAAATGAATTAAGATCGTACTGCCAGGAGTGCTGCTTCTAAAGTCCCCATTTTCTTTGCAGCCCTGGCTGTCAGCACCTTAGCCCCAGTTCCTCCTAAAAGGGGCAAAAGAAGGGAAAGAGAGTCCCAAGTAGCACAGAAGTATGAAAAGGGCAAATCTTCTCACTTGCTACAGGGGTTAACACTGAGAAACTTAGGTCAGGGTAGAAAAGGAGCACTGAGGAAGTGGCAGTGTCTCTGGAAAAAGCATACTGCTGTCACCAAGCCAAATTTATCCAAGGACTCACACATTCCTGTGACAGGATCCCTCAAATGAGGAGTCAGGTTTCCTGCAGAAAGACACAAATGAGAAAGACAGGGGCCCTTTTTAAGAGCTGCTGAATTTCTGGAGGACTTGGGGAAGCACAGATTTATTAACAATTCAATTAGATTGCATGTTTACACTCTAGTTCAGAACACATTCTGGTATCTGGTACAGATTAGCTTTAAGAATATATATCCCTATCTGTTGAGTTCCATTGTAGAAGGGGCTCAGCATGTTTGACTCAGTTAACTCTGAAGTGGGTGAAAAGACTGGCTTACTTTGCCACCTCTTCCAACCTTACACTTCATATATCCAATAAGTAAGTCACAGGCCCCAGGCCCTATATTTATAAGATCACATGGTGCTTGTTCATGTACTTCCACTCTGCCCCATCCCCTTGCGGGTAATATGTGCTGGTCCCCAAAGTGTGTAGATCACACACTGCACTGTGATCCTTGCAAAAAATGCCATGAGCTAGCCcactcctacacacacacacacacacacacagcctgcgTGTCTGCTCTTCCTGTATACTGCACCTCAGTGGGAGAGTTTCTTCTCCCTCCCCTACAATTTGCTAACAGACAAGCACAAGAAACTGATCATCCAGAAATTTTTACAAACCCAatctaaaagtaaaataaatgacaAATGGTAAGCCCACAGAGTTCTGTCCGGCAAATAGGTGAGAAGATATTTCCTAGAGTATCTGGAAGTTTACATCCATGACATTCCCTCACCTCTGCTGCACCATAGAACCTTTGAGGGACAGAACTTTGGGCAGAAAGCCACCTGTCCATCTTTCTCTTGTCTCTATCACCTTTCTGACACACAATAACTCACTTTTCACAATCACTAAATAAATATAGGAGTTTTAACCAAGGGCTCCTTTTATTTTGATTCCAAACCCTGGGTGCTAACTGATTTTAAATAGAAGGCTAAGACTTATTATTCTTCAAAATCCACAGCCCCAACAGCTCTTAAGAGGCTCAGACACTGGGCACCTAAGGTCAACCTGGCAACTTAAGGCATAAGCACACAGTTCCTAATATCCATTagagatttgtttttgttttcaaacaAAAACTTGTCTCCTATTAGAGTTTCTCTGcacctaaaacaaaaacaaacaaacaaaaaaaaccactaaGTGCAAGGAAACCACAAGTGAACCAAAGCTTTCCTTTAGCAAGTGGACAAACCTCTACTGAAAGATCCCTCAATGAGGAAAGTGCTGGTAAAAGCTTTCATCAATTACTGAAAATGAGGACTCATCTTGCAGATCCCTCAGGCATTAGGCACTCTGATTAACCTTTGGCACAATTAACTAATCACATTAGGACTACTTTGGATAAAATCGCCAGGGTTCCTTATAGGACTTCCAATATGTAACAAAGAGGGAAAGGAATATCCACTCTTGCCTCTGTGCCTCTTAAAAGGGAGACTCCGTTGGTTCTATGAGAGATACACTAGCTGTACAGTCGATTTCCTTGAAACCCGGAATCCGGGGCTTCCATTCTCTGGGGAGAATGGATAATCCCGGGGGGCCAGCAAAAGGTCTTTTCTTCTGTCCTCTCCTTTTTTCTCTGGTATGTTTTAAAACACAGATAAGAAGACTGCACCTTAAAGCGAGGGGACAGCACTTTCCCTCATCTCTTTGCCGAGGCATAAAATTTGCTTAGAAACTGACTGGGGTGAGGCTGTTCTGGGGGAAACGACCTCGGGATGCGTCCTGAGCGCTCTGTGCGGGAAGAACCAGCCGCAAGCTGCAGAGTCCCCCGCCGGCGCCGCGGGATCAATCAATCCATTCCGGGTGAAGTCTGCGCCCACCTAAGGTACCCTCAGTCGGGCTATGTCTGCCGAGGTCCGGTAGGGGAAGCAGGAACCTAGTACTGGGAGTGGGGACACGCGCCCCTGCTCCACTATGCTGCCGGCTCTCTCCTTCGTGCCCGGTGCCTTCTCCCCATCCCGCTCTCCGCCACTCACCTTCCGCCTTGGCCACCCGGTGCGGCTCCAGCACCGCGCGCACGCCGGTGCACGACTCTAGGAGAAAGTCCCCCACTCCCCAGCCGCGGCACTTGTAGCCTCTGCGCGCCGCTCGGCTCCGCCGGGTGGGCAGCACCCGCCGAGCCGggtggggcggggcggggcggggcggggtgcTCCCTCTTGCTGAGCATCCTGGGAGTTGTAGTTCGGAGGCGGCCTCTGCATGCCTCCCGTCTCCGTTTCTCTTCCACCGCCTCTGTTTTGCCTCTTCCTGAAGACTAACCAGTTGCTCTCTGCCTCTATACTCCTGCCTGGCACTCCAAAAGAAGTGCTGGCTTTTAAGCTAAGAATGGGCTCTTCCAGCCTCCAGGATTCTGAGGATGGCATAGGAGGAAAGAAGTCTATGTTTAGTTCCAACTGTGTGTCAAGTAATTTGCTTATTTTGTCTTATTTAATGGTCAAAACAAATCTTTGAAATAGATTTTTATTAAtcctcattttgcagatgaggaagcaGGCTCTGAGAGATGCAGTGCGTCATACGAGGTTACAAAGACAATAAATGGTAGCTTCTAAAATAGCATCCAGGAGTGCGGTTCCGAAGTCATAACCTTTCTCACAAAATCAAGAGAAATGTGACCATCGAGGGTGCAGGATTGTCTTGTTCATCAGTTTATTACCTCTGCTTAGTGCAGTATTTGGTATCTGTTGAATTTGTGGATAATAATGACTCAAAACCACAATTAGCATAGTTTTCATTATTGCCAGGCTTTCTTCTATGTACTCATAACTCATTTAATGCTCACAAGTAATTTTTAAGGTACTGTAAAAATTAagaagagaaaactgagtgaaaaagAAGTAATTTGTCCAGGTCATGCAACTGCTATTCTGCAGACTCTAAACCCAAACAGACTCTAAGTATTTATGTTATATtgagaaaaaatagaagaaagaccagaAGGCAAGAGTAGGGGTAAGGAGTAAGGGAAAACTGTAGGTGGAAGCCACTGAGCTGTGGTTCCTAGGCTAGGAAAAGGCAGTTTCTTTGAATTATAACTCTCTTTCACCTAGAGTGGACTGCAGCAGCCAACAGCTAAAGACCCAGGACATTTGTAGTTTGAGAGTCCTCTCCAATTTTTTTGGCATCTCTTTTGGGGTGATTCCAGGGTCATTTATTGTTTCCAGCTAAGGGGAGCACAGATGGATTACAATACCGAAGGCATTTTTTGCTTGTGAGTAGCCATGCCTGCTTGCTTTCAAGAGATACACTAGATTCCTGTAATGACAAGTTTTTTTCCTTTGCCTTTATGCTGGATAGAAGTCACAGTCTCATGACTCCAAGGACTTTATAATCCAACACTTTAAAAGTCTTTTTTCCCCATGATTCTCTTTTTAGTAAGTTATGCTCATTTGTTCATGACATGTGTATTATGGTTTCTTTTGCTTGTTACACTGTTCTTCAATGAGAATATCTTTTTTCTGGTTCTCTATTCCATTTCCCCTTCAATGACTAGCTTGTAGAGAGCCTCATTTACAGGGGTAAATTCTATTCTTAGTACTATGTATTCAAAAAGGACATAAAGACACTGTAGGACATCCAGAAGAGTGCAGCTAAGATGCTGAAAAAAACTTGAATTTATGTTGTACAAAGATATGCTGGAGGAACTtgaagtatatatccaaaggaggaGACTTAGAGAAAACAAAAACTAGTTTCATAtaacttaaagttaacaaaatataaaaggagttTTACATTGCGatttaaaaagcaaaagcaaacccAATGATATTGATGTTATTTATTACTACTATTATGTTATCATCTTGGATTCTTAACATTAGCTTTGTAAAGAAGGCAATATAATTGTATTCATTTTACAATATAGAAATTGAGTATTAGTAACTGTCAGAGACAAGA
This genomic interval from Callospermophilus lateralis isolate mCalLat2 chromosome 16, mCalLat2.hap1, whole genome shotgun sequence contains the following:
- the Tmem74 gene encoding transmembrane protein 74, which produces MELHYLSKKSSQADLCDAMDHSSGGLPGDPVDVAAIRAALCCQKHCTSTPRLSGMEGSRHSPSPASPSSCLQDSVIQPNFFPPGPLDSGNNQITTERKVCNCCSQELETSFTYVDENVNLEQRNRRSPSAKGSNHPEDLGWGNPSEWSHEAAISLISEDEDDTSSEVTSSGKSIDYGFISAILFLVTGILLVIISYIVPREVTVDPNSVAAREMERLEKESARLGAHLDRCVIAGLCLLTLGGVVLSCLLMMSMWKGELYRRNRFASSKESAKLYGSFNFRMKTSTNENTLELSLVEEDALTVQS